A region from the bacterium genome encodes:
- the nadB gene encoding L-aspartate oxidase → MIKKLRCQTDFLVIGSGIAGLISALNASSLGKVIVISKTKPDDCNTSLAQGGIAAVLPGSDDSISLHIEDTLRVGAGLANPKIVEKVISYAPNVIAKLKRLGVNFTVKEGPDDGFDLTREGGHSRNRILHVADYTGRAIEEVLLEKVRKNPRITLLENHMAIDLLTQHHIPNYSMKPWEKVECYGAYVYDTKNEIVHTILARKTILASGGAGRLYQYTTNSQIATGDGIAMAYRAGAKVANLEFVQFHPTVLYEPSEDDNPAFLISESVRGEGGILVNSRGERFMKKYHPMGELAPRDIVARAIDHELKETGDKYVFIDIRHLDPNFIKKRFPNIYENCLKRGIDITKDLIPVVPAAHYLCGGVVVDEYGRTDIDNLYACGEVAHTGLHGANRLASNSLLEACAFADFCFDDIKKHGLGSKEFPTLPDWDDSGIFDSKEWVIIRHNFRVLRALMWDYMGIVRKVSRLEKALKRIRLIWQEVDDFYRTNPVRRKMLELRNMTYVAELMIRSALMRHESRGLHYLVDYPQPDSRFAHDTVLHYNSIYRETHIP, encoded by the coding sequence ATGATAAAAAAGCTTCGCTGTCAAACTGACTTTTTGGTTATCGGTTCGGGCATTGCCGGGCTTATCTCAGCTCTTAATGCCTCTTCTCTGGGAAAAGTCATCGTTATTTCCAAAACAAAGCCTGATGACTGCAACACGAGCCTTGCGCAGGGTGGCATAGCAGCAGTGCTTCCCGGCTCGGATGACTCCATAAGCCTTCACATAGAAGACACTCTGCGAGTAGGGGCTGGTTTAGCTAATCCAAAAATCGTAGAAAAAGTCATATCATATGCTCCCAATGTTATAGCAAAGCTAAAACGACTCGGCGTTAATTTCACCGTTAAAGAAGGCCCCGACGACGGATTTGACCTTACGCGCGAGGGTGGCCATTCAAGAAATAGGATATTACATGTCGCAGATTATACCGGTAGAGCTATAGAGGAAGTTTTGCTCGAGAAGGTAAGAAAAAACCCGAGAATAACTCTTCTCGAAAATCACATGGCGATTGACCTTCTTACTCAGCACCACATCCCCAACTATAGCATGAAGCCGTGGGAGAAGGTAGAATGTTATGGTGCCTATGTTTACGACACGAAAAACGAAATTGTCCACACGATACTCGCAAGAAAAACCATTCTCGCTTCCGGTGGCGCTGGAAGATTATATCAATACACTACTAATTCCCAAATTGCCACAGGCGATGGCATAGCTATGGCATACAGAGCTGGCGCAAAAGTTGCCAATCTCGAATTTGTTCAATTTCATCCAACCGTGCTATACGAACCGAGCGAGGATGATAACCCCGCTTTTCTTATATCTGAATCTGTCCGGGGAGAGGGCGGAATTCTCGTTAATTCGCGTGGCGAGAGATTCATGAAAAAGTATCATCCTATGGGAGAACTCGCTCCAAGAGATATCGTTGCCCGAGCTATAGACCACGAATTAAAGGAAACGGGCGATAAATATGTTTTCATCGACATCAGACACCTCGACCCAAACTTTATTAAGAAGCGATTCCCAAATATATACGAGAACTGTCTCAAGCGTGGCATCGACATAACCAAAGACCTAATACCGGTCGTTCCAGCAGCTCATTATTTATGCGGTGGCGTCGTGGTAGACGAATACGGGAGAACCGATATTGATAACCTTTACGCCTGCGGCGAGGTTGCCCACACAGGTCTTCACGGAGCGAACAGGCTTGCGAGCAACTCCCTGCTTGAGGCATGCGCCTTCGCTGACTTCTGCTTCGACGACATAAAGAAGCATGGGCTCGGCTCCAAGGAATTTCCGACACTGCCCGATTGGGACGACTCCGGAATATTTGACAGCAAAGAATGGGTCATCATAAGGCATAACTTCAGGGTTTTAAGAGCATTAATGTGGGATTATATGGGCATAGTAAGAAAGGTAAGCCGACTTGAGAAAGCACTAAAAAGGATAAGATTGATCTGGCAGGAGGTCGACGATTTCTACCGAACCAACCCTGTAAGAAGAAAAATGCTTGAGTTACGGAACATGACATATGTCGCCGAGCTGATGATAAGATCAGCGCTTATGAGGCACGAAAGTCGTGGGCTTCACTATCTGGTAGACTACCCTCAACCTGATTCGAGATTTGCCCACGATACAGTTCTCCATTACAATTCTATATATAGGGAGACTCATATTCCTTAA
- a CDS encoding ATP-dependent 6-phosphofructokinase, with the protein MSKKIGILTGGGDAPGLNQVIRAAVYRGVKTYGYEFVGILDGWKGLMECKTMSLTLDDVYELSHEGGTILGSSRTNPYKREDGPKLCKECFEKLGLDAIIALGGDDTIGVAYKLFTQEGIPTVCAPKTIDNDISGTDQCFGFDTAINRVMEAFDRLRTTAKSHHRIMVVEVMGRHAGWMTLIGGVAGGADIVLVPEEPVDIDEVALKLKKMRDKGRKYAMVAVSEGVKIKFAGGMEDIITQDAEVDEFGHVRLGGIGKILAKELQKRTGWEARHVVLGHLQRGGVPTAFDRWLSTRFGIAAVDQIANDNYGVMVVLKGFEIVPVSMEEAAKGIRMVPKELINIARILEP; encoded by the coding sequence ATGAGCAAAAAAATAGGTATCCTGACAGGCGGTGGTGACGCCCCTGGACTTAACCAAGTAATACGAGCAGCCGTATATAGAGGAGTTAAAACCTACGGTTACGAGTTCGTGGGCATACTCGACGGCTGGAAGGGATTAATGGAATGCAAAACCATGTCGCTAACACTCGATGATGTTTACGAGCTTTCGCACGAGGGCGGTACCATCCTCGGTTCGAGCAGAACAAACCCATACAAAAGGGAGGATGGACCAAAACTTTGTAAGGAATGTTTCGAAAAACTTGGGCTTGACGCGATAATAGCTCTTGGCGGCGATGACACCATAGGAGTAGCTTATAAGTTATTCACCCAGGAAGGTATACCAACGGTTTGCGCTCCAAAAACCATCGATAACGACATATCAGGCACCGACCAATGTTTTGGATTCGATACAGCTATTAACCGTGTTATGGAAGCATTTGATAGACTTAGAACGACTGCTAAGTCACATCATAGGATAATGGTGGTTGAGGTTATGGGGCGGCACGCTGGCTGGATGACACTTATAGGTGGCGTTGCGGGTGGCGCAGACATCGTGCTCGTACCGGAGGAACCCGTTGACATAGACGAAGTAGCTCTGAAGCTAAAGAAAATGCGCGATAAGGGCAGAAAGTATGCTATGGTGGCGGTTTCCGAGGGAGTTAAAATAAAATTCGCTGGAGGTATGGAAGACATAATAACTCAGGATGCCGAGGTGGATGAATTCGGTCATGTCAGACTTGGTGGAATAGGGAAAATACTCGCCAAAGAACTCCAGAAGCGGACCGGTTGGGAAGCGCGACATGTTGTGCTTGGGCATCTTCAGCGAGGCGGAGTTCCTACTGCATTCGATAGATGGCTTTCCACGCGGTTTGGCATAGCTGCCGTTGACCAGATAGCAAACGATAATTACGGAGTAATGGTGGTCCTTAAGGGTTTCGAAATAGTCCCGGTGTCCATGGAAGAGGCTGCTAAAGGAATCAGGATGGTTCCAAAAGAGTTAATAAATATAGCACGAATACTTGAGCCTTGA
- a CDS encoding aminopeptidase, with amino-acid sequence MNDRIRKAAEIAVQQCMNLKESETFLVVTDNLEFEIGNAIFDVARQIAKESFLLMIKPRQIDGEEPPEQVAQFMKTVDVIIAPTFKSLSHTEARRTASAQGARIATMPGILMETFVRAMIADYHRIASLSERVAEALSGAKIARVKTAKGTDIVMSLEGRRGIADTGLFHQPGAFGNLPAGEGYIAPVEGTAEGTIVVDGSMGQSGVLSSGEYITLHVKNGMVEKIEGGRAAAWLMSILAEQPPEAKNIAELGIGTNYAARLCGSILEDEKVLGTAHIAIGDNASMGGNVHVPIHLDGIILSPTIWLDGKTIMRDGKLLIE; translated from the coding sequence ATGAACGATAGGATAAGAAAAGCCGCTGAAATAGCAGTTCAACAATGCATGAACTTAAAAGAGAGCGAAACATTCCTCGTAGTAACGGACAATCTTGAGTTTGAAATCGGCAATGCTATATTCGATGTTGCGCGGCAGATAGCCAAAGAAAGTTTCCTCCTCATGATTAAGCCTCGCCAGATTGACGGCGAAGAGCCACCTGAACAAGTCGCACAATTTATGAAAACAGTAGATGTTATAATAGCCCCCACTTTCAAATCACTATCACACACTGAAGCAAGAAGAACTGCCTCCGCACAAGGTGCCAGAATAGCAACGATGCCGGGGATTTTAATGGAAACCTTCGTTAGAGCAATGATAGCTGATTATCACAGGATAGCCTCGCTTTCGGAAAGGGTTGCTGAGGCTTTATCAGGTGCGAAAATAGCGCGCGTAAAAACCGCCAAAGGAACGGATATAGTAATGTCTCTTGAAGGGAGGCGCGGAATAGCCGATACTGGACTTTTTCACCAGCCTGGCGCATTCGGTAATCTTCCTGCTGGCGAGGGTTACATAGCTCCAGTCGAGGGTACCGCTGAAGGAACTATCGTGGTTGATGGCTCCATGGGACAAAGTGGCGTATTATCATCTGGTGAATACATAACATTACATGTTAAAAATGGCATGGTAGAGAAAATCGAGGGCGGAAGAGCTGCAGCGTGGCTTATGTCAATATTGGCGGAACAACCACCTGAGGCAAAAAATATAGCCGAACTCGGAATAGGAACTAACTATGCCGCTCGTCTTTGCGGAAGTATTCTTGAAGACGAAAAAGTTTTGGGAACTGCGCATATTGCCATAGGTGATAACGCATCAATGGGCGGAAATGTGCATGTGCCAATTCATCTCGACGGAATAATACTGTCACCTACGATATGGCTTGATGGGAAAACAATAATGCGCGATGGCAAGCTTTTAATAGAGTAA